One window of the Natrinema sp. CBA1119 genome contains the following:
- the serS gene encoding serine--tRNA ligase — MLDRTYLRENPDEVRDALENRGADVDLDELLELDERWRELKARGDDLRHDRNQITKKIGTLVAEGKDEEREEAIERSRELKAKIEEVEEEGVELEEELRERMLEIPQVPHESVPLGIDERHNVEDRRWGFDDSHELPDEVTPHYDLGEELDIIDEERAAKTTGAGFYFLKGEGAQLEHALIQFMLDLHREQGYVDLFPPIPVKSASMRGTGQLPKFADDAYRLGGSNEEEYDEDDLWLCPTAEVPVTNMYANEILLDDDLPLKHQAYTPNFRREAGEHGTETRGIVRVHQFNKVELVNFVEPEESYDRLENLLEEAEEVLKQLGLPYRILELCTGDLTFASAKTYDIEVWAPGDDMDDGPEEGGRWLEVSSASNFEDFQARRAGLRYRPERHESAEYLHTLNASGLAIPRVMVALLEYYQNEDGTVTIPEPLQPYMGGKEVIEGHEKVGEAALGAGERE; from the coding sequence ATGCTCGACCGGACCTATCTGCGCGAGAACCCCGACGAGGTACGCGACGCCCTCGAGAACCGCGGGGCCGACGTCGACCTCGACGAGCTACTCGAACTCGACGAGCGGTGGCGGGAACTGAAAGCTCGCGGCGACGACCTGCGCCACGATCGCAACCAGATCACCAAGAAGATCGGCACGCTCGTCGCCGAAGGGAAAGACGAGGAACGCGAGGAAGCCATCGAGCGTTCCCGGGAGCTCAAAGCCAAGATCGAGGAGGTCGAGGAAGAGGGGGTCGAACTCGAAGAGGAACTCAGAGAACGGATGCTCGAGATCCCGCAGGTCCCCCACGAGAGCGTGCCGCTGGGAATCGACGAGCGACACAACGTCGAGGATCGGCGCTGGGGGTTCGACGACTCGCACGAGCTGCCCGACGAGGTCACCCCCCACTACGACCTCGGGGAGGAGCTGGACATCATCGACGAGGAACGCGCCGCCAAGACGACCGGTGCCGGCTTCTACTTCCTCAAAGGCGAGGGCGCACAGCTCGAGCACGCCCTGATCCAGTTCATGCTGGACCTCCACCGCGAGCAGGGCTACGTCGATCTCTTTCCGCCGATCCCGGTCAAGAGCGCCTCCATGCGCGGCACCGGCCAGCTCCCGAAGTTCGCCGACGACGCCTATCGGCTGGGCGGCAGCAACGAGGAGGAGTACGACGAAGACGATCTCTGGCTCTGCCCCACCGCGGAGGTGCCGGTCACCAACATGTACGCCAACGAGATCCTGCTGGACGACGACCTCCCGCTCAAACACCAGGCCTACACGCCCAACTTCCGGCGCGAGGCCGGCGAGCACGGCACCGAAACGCGAGGCATCGTCCGCGTCCACCAGTTCAACAAGGTCGAACTCGTCAACTTCGTCGAACCCGAGGAGAGCTACGACCGCCTCGAGAACCTCCTCGAGGAAGCCGAGGAAGTCCTCAAACAACTCGGCCTCCCCTACCGCATCCTCGAGCTCTGTACCGGCGACCTGACCTTCGCCAGCGCCAAGACCTACGACATCGAGGTCTGGGCCCCCGGCGACGACATGGACGACGGCCCCGAGGAAGGCGGCCGCTGGCTCGAGGTCTCGAGCGCGTCGAACTTCGAGGACTTCCAGGCCCGCCGCGCCGGCCTGCGCTACCGGCCCGAGCGCCACGAGTCGGCCGAGTATCTCCACACCCTGAACGCCTCCGGGCTCGCGATTCCCCGGGTGATGGTGGCGCTCCTCGAGTACTACCAGAACGAGGACGGGACGGTGACGATTCCCGAGCCCCTGCAGCCGTATATGGGCGGGAAGGAGGTCATCGAGGGCCACGAGAAGGTCGGCGAGGCCGCGCTCGGTGCCGGCGAACGAGAATAA
- a CDS encoding elongation factor EF-2, which produces MGRRKKIVQECERLMDEPENIRNIAIAAHVDHGKTTLSDNLLAGAGMISDETAGEQLAMDTEEDEQERGITIDAANVSMTHEYEGTNHLINLIDTPGHVDFGGDVTRAMRAVDGALVVVDAVEGAMPQTETVLRQALREGVKPTLFINKVDRLISELQEGPEEMQNRLLSVIHDVNELIRGMTEERDDIDDWTVSVEDGTVGFGSALYKWGVSMPSMQRTGMDFGEIMDLERNDERQELHERTPLSDVVLDMVCEHFPNPVDAQPRRVPRIWRGDEESELAESMRLVDEDGEVVFMVTDIAMDPHAGEVASGRVFSGSLEKGQELYVSGTAGKNRVQSVGIYMGGEREEVDHVPAGNIAAVTGLKDAIAGSTVSSVEMTPFETIEHISEPVITKSVEAQTMDDLPKLIETLRQVSKEDPTIQITINEDTGEHLISGQGELHLEVITQRIEKNQGIPVNTGEPIVVYREAIQRASDQVEGISPNRHNRFYISVEPLPEDVVDTIKKGEASMDMPEQERREALQDAGMDKDDSQEVEHIHGSNILLDQTKGIQHLNETMELFIEGLEDALDNGPLANEPVQGTLIRLHDARLHEDTIHRGPAQVIPATRNAVHKALIDGRIKLLEPMQDARIDVPNDHMGAASGEIQGRRGRVDDMYQEGDLMVVEGIAPVGEMIGFASDIRSATEGRASWNTENAGFEVMADSLQREKIMEIRERKGMKLELPPAIDYL; this is translated from the coding sequence ATGGGCCGACGCAAGAAGATCGTCCAAGAGTGTGAACGGCTGATGGACGAACCGGAGAACATCCGGAACATCGCCATCGCCGCTCACGTCGACCACGGGAAAACGACGCTTTCTGACAATCTCCTCGCCGGTGCCGGCATGATCTCCGATGAGACTGCCGGTGAACAGCTCGCGATGGACACGGAGGAGGACGAGCAGGAACGCGGAATCACCATCGACGCGGCGAACGTTTCGATGACTCACGAGTACGAGGGTACCAACCACCTCATCAACCTCATCGACACGCCGGGCCACGTCGACTTCGGTGGCGACGTCACCCGGGCGATGCGCGCCGTCGACGGTGCGCTCGTCGTCGTCGACGCCGTCGAAGGGGCCATGCCCCAGACCGAGACGGTGCTCCGTCAGGCGCTCCGAGAGGGCGTCAAGCCGACCTTGTTCATCAACAAGGTCGACCGTCTGATCTCCGAGCTGCAGGAAGGACCCGAAGAGATGCAGAACCGACTCCTGTCGGTCATCCACGACGTCAACGAACTCATCCGCGGCATGACCGAGGAGCGCGACGACATCGACGACTGGACCGTCTCCGTCGAGGACGGCACCGTTGGCTTCGGTTCCGCGCTGTACAAGTGGGGCGTCTCCATGCCCTCGATGCAGCGAACCGGGATGGACTTCGGCGAAATCATGGACCTCGAGCGCAACGACGAGCGCCAGGAACTCCACGAGCGGACGCCGCTGTCGGACGTCGTGCTCGACATGGTCTGTGAGCACTTCCCGAACCCGGTCGATGCACAGCCACGTCGTGTCCCGCGCATCTGGCGCGGTGACGAGGAGTCCGAACTCGCCGAATCGATGCGCCTCGTCGACGAGGACGGCGAAGTCGTCTTCATGGTCACCGACATCGCGATGGACCCCCACGCCGGCGAAGTCGCTTCCGGTCGCGTCTTCTCGGGTTCCCTCGAGAAGGGTCAGGAGCTGTACGTTTCCGGGACCGCGGGCAAGAACCGCGTCCAGTCCGTCGGGATCTACATGGGTGGTGAACGCGAGGAAGTCGATCACGTTCCCGCGGGGAACATCGCCGCCGTCACGGGTCTCAAGGACGCCATCGCCGGCTCGACCGTTTCCAGCGTCGAGATGACGCCGTTCGAGACGATCGAACACATCTCCGAGCCGGTCATCACCAAGAGCGTGGAGGCACAGACGATGGACGACCTGCCGAAGCTCATCGAGACCCTTCGACAGGTGTCCAAGGAGGACCCCACGATCCAGATTACGATCAACGAGGACACCGGCGAACACCTGATCTCCGGGCAGGGTGAACTCCACCTCGAGGTCATCACCCAGCGTATCGAGAAGAACCAGGGGATCCCGGTCAACACCGGTGAACCGATCGTCGTCTACCGGGAAGCGATCCAGCGTGCGAGCGATCAGGTCGAAGGCATTTCGCCCAACCGCCACAATCGCTTCTACATCTCCGTCGAGCCGCTGCCCGAGGACGTCGTCGACACGATCAAGAAAGGCGAGGCGTCGATGGACATGCCCGAGCAGGAACGCCGAGAGGCGCTCCAGGACGCCGGCATGGACAAGGACGACTCGCAGGAAGTCGAGCACATCCACGGCTCGAACATCCTGCTGGATCAGACGAAGGGTATCCAGCACCTGAACGAGACGATGGAGCTGTTCATCGAGGGGCTCGAGGACGCCCTCGACAACGGTCCACTGGCGAACGAGCCGGTGCAGGGGACGCTCATCCGCCTGCACGACGCTCGACTCCACGAGGACACCATCCACCGCGGCCCGGCACAGGTCATTCCCGCGACCCGGAACGCCGTCCACAAGGCGCTGATCGACGGCCGCATCAAGTTGCTCGAGCCGATGCAGGACGCTCGTATCGACGTTCCCAATGATCACATGGGTGCTGCGTCCGGCGAGATTCAGGGTCGTCGTGGCCGCGTCGACGACATGTACCAGGAAGGGGACCTCATGGTCGTCGAGGGTATCGCGCCCGTCGGCGAGATGATCGGGTTCGCGAGCGACATCCGCTCCGCGACCGAGGGTCGTGCCTCCTGGAACACCGAGAACGCCGGCTTCGAGGTCATGGCCGACTCCCTCCAGCGCGAGAAGATCATGGAGATCCGAGAGCGCAAGGGCATGAAGCTCGAGTTGCCGCCAGCGATCGACTACCTCTAA
- a CDS encoding DUF5781 family protein: MNIRVQGPGPTSPFLSARDLFETEHDLSLPVYVHLRDDPDERTWAAHDDDRHVLNISRQAASSAMARELALHEFAHMARHEQRHPSHTQSTEEVLYLALAGKSVERRKLSHCYQIANHMKDIYADDITLSVGPGEKLLSFLESSLAAAVADRPETPPRPGLERLSASADPEITAVNAAFALALAERHDLVDKDHRLYDLAHAAAMDAPKVDFEAFKQRFRELAREPDTSSYRQVLVDATRAYVGGKGPAAD, from the coding sequence ATGAATATTCGCGTTCAGGGGCCGGGTCCGACCTCTCCATTCCTCAGCGCCCGTGACCTCTTCGAAACCGAACACGACCTCTCGCTGCCGGTCTACGTCCACCTCCGCGACGATCCGGACGAACGAACCTGGGCCGCTCACGACGACGATCGCCACGTGCTCAACATCTCGAGGCAGGCCGCCTCGTCAGCGATGGCCCGCGAACTCGCCCTTCACGAGTTCGCACACATGGCTCGCCACGAGCAGCGACACCCCTCCCACACCCAGTCGACCGAGGAGGTGCTCTATCTCGCGCTGGCCGGCAAGAGCGTCGAACGGCGCAAACTCTCCCACTGCTATCAGATTGCAAACCACATGAAAGATATCTACGCCGACGACATCACGCTCTCGGTCGGCCCCGGCGAGAAACTGCTCTCCTTCCTCGAGTCGAGCCTCGCCGCGGCGGTCGCCGACCGACCCGAGACACCGCCCCGACCCGGGCTCGAGCGTCTCTCTGCGAGCGCCGACCCGGAAATCACGGCCGTAAACGCCGCGTTCGCACTGGCGCTCGCGGAACGGCACGATCTCGTCGACAAGGACCACCGACTCTACGACCTCGCGCACGCGGCCGCGATGGATGCACCGAAGGTCGACTTCGAGGCGTTCAAACAGCGGTTCCGAGAGCTCGCACGGGAGCCCGACACGAGCTCTTACCGGCAGGTGCTCGTCGACGCGACACGGGCGTACGTCGGCGGCAAGGGACCCGCGGCGGACTGA
- a CDS encoding 30S ribosomal protein S7, protein MAAEDQPDPDAPAGGTDVSAKLFGTWEVGELEYADPSTERYITVTPVAHTAGRHANKQFKKSQISIVERFINRLMQTEENTGKKQQSLNHVRDAFELVHERTEDNPIQVLVTAVENAAPREETVRLKYGGISVPKAVDVAPQRRVDQSLKFLAEGVYNSSFKTTTDVEEAIANQLIGAANYDVQTYAVSQKEEKERVAAAAR, encoded by the coding sequence ATGGCTGCAGAAGATCAACCGGATCCGGACGCGCCGGCCGGTGGCACAGACGTTTCGGCGAAGCTCTTCGGTACGTGGGAGGTCGGCGAACTCGAGTACGCCGATCCCTCGACCGAGCGCTACATCACGGTGACTCCCGTCGCTCACACCGCGGGCCGCCACGCCAACAAGCAGTTCAAGAAGTCCCAGATCTCGATCGTCGAGCGCTTCATCAACCGCTTGATGCAGACTGAGGAGAACACGGGCAAGAAACAGCAGTCGCTCAACCACGTCCGTGACGCGTTCGAGCTCGTTCACGAGCGCACCGAAGATAACCCCATTCAGGTGCTTGTGACGGCCGTCGAGAACGCGGCCCCGCGGGAGGAGACCGTCCGCCTGAAGTACGGTGGAATTTCGGTCCCGAAGGCCGTCGACGTCGCCCCGCAGCGTCGGGTCGACCAGTCCCTGAAGTTCCTCGCAGAGGGCGTCTACAACTCGTCGTTCAAGACGACGACGGATGTCGAGGAGGCAATCGCCAACCAGCTCATCGGCGCGGCCAACTACGACGTCCAGACGTACGCCGTCAGTCAGAAAGAAGAGAAAGAGCGCGTCGCGGCAGCCGCCCGCTAA
- a CDS encoding 30S ribosomal protein S12, whose amino-acid sequence MANGKYAARKLKKDRQNQRWSDSDYARRARGLREKSDPLEGAPQARGIVLEKVGIEAKQPNSAIRKCVRVQLIKNGKQVTAFCPGDGAISFIDEHDEVTIAGIGGAKGRAMGDLSGVNYKVDKVNGVALKELVRGNAEKPVR is encoded by the coding sequence ATGGCAAACGGCAAATATGCCGCGCGGAAGCTCAAGAAGGACCGCCAGAATCAGCGGTGGTCCGACTCTGACTACGCGCGCCGCGCCCGTGGACTTCGCGAGAAGTCCGATCCACTCGAGGGTGCACCGCAGGCTCGCGGTATCGTACTCGAAAAGGTCGGCATCGAGGCCAAACAGCCCAACTCGGCGATCCGAAAGTGCGTCCGAGTGCAGCTGATCAAGAACGGCAAGCAGGTCACCGCGTTCTGTCCCGGTGACGGTGCCATCTCGTTCATCGACGAACACGACGAAGTCACCATCGCCGGGATCGGTGGGGCGAAGGGTCGTGCGATGGGCGACCTCTCCGGTGTCAACTACAAGGTCGACAAGGTCAACGGCGTCGCACTGAAAGAACTCGTTCGCGGGAACGCGGAAAAACCGGTGCGATAA
- a CDS encoding NusA-like transcription termination signal-binding factor, producing the protein MGVTLDDDARQYLGAFEDVTGVDGRDCLVTEGGNRLLIVVERGGMGEAIGPGGRTVQRFEDRVDAQVRLVEGADDPEAFVANVLAPAAVYNVTISENDDTVAYVEVAEDDHGVAIGTNGRTIDAARTLADRHFGIDDVQLI; encoded by the coding sequence ATGGGTGTTACCCTCGACGACGACGCCCGCCAGTATCTCGGTGCGTTCGAGGACGTGACCGGCGTCGACGGTCGGGACTGTCTCGTCACCGAGGGCGGTAACAGGCTCCTGATCGTGGTCGAACGCGGCGGAATGGGCGAAGCGATCGGCCCCGGCGGTCGGACGGTCCAGCGATTCGAGGACCGGGTCGATGCGCAGGTTCGTCTCGTCGAAGGCGCGGACGATCCCGAGGCGTTCGTCGCAAACGTCCTCGCGCCAGCGGCCGTCTACAACGTCACCATCAGCGAAAACGACGATACTGTCGCCTACGTCGAGGTCGCCGAAGACGACCACGGCGTCGCGATCGGAACGAACGGTCGGACGATTGATGCCGCCCGAACGCTCGCGGATCGCCACTTCGGGATCGACGACGTCCAGCTCATCTGA
- the rpoA2 gene encoding DNA-directed RNA polymerase subunit A'', producing MTSVDYNVDDDTIAVVEDTDLPRRLKDEVYETLESREGATVEEADELSKAVETRYLNTRVPPLDPVGTVSAQSIGEPGTQLTMNTFHYAGVAEIDVTQGLPRLIELVDARKTPDTPMMTVYLEDEYATEREKAHEVVWSIEATKILALGDVSTNVADMRVQISLNEDTLQERLITAEEVAEIIEDSLGVKTVQQGASIEFGPEEPSYRDLLQLVEELREITFKGIEEVSRVVIRREELEDGEEFVLYTEGSAFGDALDIEGVDASRTTCNNIHEIHRNLGIEAAREAIIEETNNTLAEQGLDDVNVRHLMLVADMMTNRGEVESIGRHGISGSKDSVLARAAFEVTVNHLLNAAIHGEIDDLDGVTENVIVGKPIKLGTGDVDLRMGSTTSGSGQAD from the coding sequence ATGACTAGCGTCGACTACAATGTCGACGACGACACGATCGCGGTCGTTGAAGACACCGACCTCCCACGGCGACTCAAAGACGAGGTCTACGAGACGCTCGAGAGCCGCGAGGGCGCGACCGTCGAGGAAGCCGACGAACTCTCGAAGGCCGTCGAGACCCGCTATCTGAACACGCGAGTTCCCCCGCTCGACCCCGTCGGGACGGTCTCGGCCCAGTCGATCGGCGAACCCGGCACCCAGCTGACGATGAACACGTTCCACTACGCGGGTGTCGCAGAGATCGACGTGACCCAGGGGCTGCCTCGGCTGATCGAGCTAGTCGACGCCCGGAAGACCCCGGACACGCCGATGATGACCGTCTACCTCGAGGACGAGTACGCGACCGAACGCGAGAAGGCCCACGAGGTCGTCTGGAGCATCGAGGCAACCAAGATCCTCGCACTGGGCGACGTCTCGACGAACGTCGCGGACATGCGCGTTCAAATCTCGCTCAACGAGGACACGCTGCAAGAGCGGCTGATCACGGCCGAGGAAGTCGCCGAGATCATTGAGGACTCCCTTGGTGTCAAGACGGTCCAGCAAGGTGCCAGCATCGAGTTTGGCCCCGAAGAACCGTCCTACCGCGATCTCCTCCAGCTGGTCGAAGAGCTCCGCGAAATCACGTTCAAGGGGATCGAAGAGGTCTCCCGCGTCGTCATCCGGCGCGAGGAACTTGAGGACGGCGAGGAGTTCGTCCTCTACACCGAGGGATCGGCCTTCGGCGACGCCCTCGATATCGAGGGCGTCGATGCCTCGCGGACGACGTGTAACAACATCCACGAGATCCACCGCAACCTCGGCATCGAGGCTGCTCGCGAAGCGATCATCGAGGAGACGAACAACACGCTCGCCGAGCAGGGACTGGACGATGTGAACGTCCGGCACCTGATGCTCGTCGCGGACATGATGACCAATCGCGGCGAGGTCGAGTCGATCGGCCGCCACGGCATCTCGGGCTCGAAGGATTCGGTGCTGGCACGCGCGGCGTTCGAGGTGACGGTCAACCACCTGCTCAACGCCGCGATCCACGGCGAGATCGACGATCTCGACGGCGTCACGGAGAACGTCATCGTCGGCAAGCCGATCAAGCTCGGCACCGGCGATGTCGATCTCCGGATGGGATCGACCACCTCCGGGAGCGGTCAGGCCGACTGA
- a CDS encoding DNA-directed RNA polymerase subunit A', producing the protein MQDTTPKDIGAISFGLMEPEEYREMSATKIITADTYDDDGFPIDMGLMDPRLGVIDPGLECKTCGKHSGSCNGHFGHIELAAPVIHVGFTKLIRRLLRGTCRECSKLLLTEDERDEFRGQLDESRKLSRDLNDVTKAAIRQARKKDRCPFCGEIQYDIDHEKPTTYYEVQQVLTSEYSQRIAGAMQGDEEEGIDRTTPDELAEKTEIELTRVNEILSGSFRPRESQRKAIEKALDIDLTEEDTNKLMPSDIRDWFENIPDEDIEVLGINPERSRPEWMILTVLPVPPVTARPSITLDNGQRSEDDLTHKLVDIIRINQRFMENREAGAPQLIIEDLWELLQYHVTTFMDNEISGTPPARHRSGRPLKTLSQRLKGKEGRFRGSLSGKRVNFSARTVISPDPTLSLNEVGVPDRVAKEMTQTMNVTERNLEDARRFVSNGPEGHPGANYVRRPDGRRLKVTEKNCEQLAEKVEAGWEVNRHLIDGDIVIFNRQPSLHRMSIMAHEVVVMPYKTFRLNTVVCPPYNADFDGDEMNMHALQNEEARAEARVLMRVQEQILSPRFGENIIGAIQDHISGMYLLTHDNPRFNETQALDLLRATRIDELPEPSGIDDEGTPFWTGYDVFSELLPDDLNLEFTGTVGDEVVIEDGQLLQGTIAEDEVGEFGGEIVDTITKVYGNTRARIFINEVSTLAMRAIMHFGFSIGIDDETIPGEAQSRIDETIDDANDRVEELIEAYENNELESLPGRTIDETLEMKIMQALSRARDNAGNIADEHFEDDNPAVVMANSGARGSMLNLTQMAGAVGQQAVRGERINRGYEDRTLSHYEPNDLSAEAHGFVENSYTSGLTPREFFFHAMGGREGLVDTAVRTSKSGYLQRRLINALSELESQYDGTVRDTSDTIVQFEFGEDGTSPVKVSSGDDNDIDVEHIASQVLDSEFASEEERDEFLGSRPQPTNLSEHADDRLAEDVGVSSDD; encoded by the coding sequence ATGCAAGATACGACACCAAAAGACATCGGAGCGATCTCCTTCGGGCTCATGGAGCCCGAGGAATACCGGGAGATGAGCGCGACGAAGATCATCACCGCCGACACGTACGACGACGACGGGTTCCCCATCGACATGGGGTTGATGGACCCCCGACTCGGCGTGATCGACCCCGGCCTCGAGTGCAAGACCTGCGGGAAGCACTCGGGTTCGTGTAACGGCCACTTCGGTCACATCGAACTGGCCGCGCCGGTCATCCACGTCGGCTTTACGAAACTCATCCGACGGCTCCTGCGGGGGACCTGTCGGGAGTGTTCGAAACTCCTCCTCACCGAGGACGAACGCGACGAGTTCCGCGGTCAACTCGACGAATCCCGGAAACTGAGCCGGGATCTCAACGACGTGACGAAGGCCGCGATTCGGCAGGCTCGGAAGAAGGACCGCTGTCCGTTCTGTGGCGAAATCCAGTACGACATCGACCACGAGAAGCCGACGACTTACTACGAGGTCCAGCAGGTCCTCACCAGCGAGTACTCCCAGCGCATCGCCGGCGCGATGCAGGGCGATGAGGAGGAAGGGATCGACCGGACGACGCCGGACGAACTCGCCGAAAAAACCGAGATCGAACTCACGCGGGTTAACGAGATCCTTTCGGGCTCCTTCCGTCCGCGCGAGAGCCAGCGAAAGGCCATCGAGAAGGCTCTTGATATCGACCTGACCGAGGAGGACACGAACAAGCTGATGCCCAGCGACATCCGGGACTGGTTCGAGAATATTCCGGACGAGGACATCGAGGTGCTGGGGATCAACCCCGAGCGGTCCCGCCCGGAATGGATGATCCTCACCGTTCTCCCCGTCCCGCCGGTCACCGCGCGACCGTCGATCACGCTCGACAACGGGCAGCGATCCGAGGACGACCTGACCCACAAGCTGGTCGACATCATTCGGATCAACCAGCGGTTCATGGAGAACCGCGAGGCCGGCGCGCCCCAACTGATCATCGAGGACCTCTGGGAACTGCTCCAGTATCACGTCACGACGTTCATGGACAACGAGATCTCGGGGACGCCGCCGGCGCGACACCGCTCCGGCCGCCCCCTCAAGACCCTCTCCCAGCGGCTGAAGGGCAAGGAGGGTCGCTTCCGCGGCTCGCTCTCGGGCAAGCGCGTCAACTTCTCGGCCCGAACCGTGATCTCGCCGGACCCGACCCTCTCGCTCAACGAGGTCGGCGTCCCCGACCGCGTGGCCAAGGAGATGACCCAGACGATGAACGTCACCGAGCGCAATCTCGAGGACGCTCGTCGGTTCGTCTCGAACGGCCCCGAGGGTCATCCCGGTGCGAACTACGTTCGGCGGCCGGACGGTCGCCGGCTGAAGGTGACCGAGAAGAACTGCGAACAGCTCGCCGAGAAGGTCGAGGCCGGCTGGGAGGTCAACCGCCACCTCATCGACGGCGACATCGTTATCTTCAACCGCCAGCCGTCGCTCCACCGGATGTCGATCATGGCCCACGAGGTCGTGGTCATGCCGTACAAGACGTTCCGGCTGAACACCGTCGTTTGTCCGCCGTACAACGCCGACTTCGACGGCGACGAGATGAACATGCACGCCCTCCAGAACGAGGAGGCCCGCGCGGAGGCCCGCGTCCTCATGCGCGTTCAGGAACAGATCCTCTCCCCGCGCTTTGGCGAGAACATCATTGGGGCCATTCAGGACCACATCTCCGGGATGTACCTCCTGACCCACGACAACCCCCGATTCAACGAGACGCAGGCGCTGGACCTGCTTCGTGCCACCCGAATCGACGAACTGCCGGAACCGAGCGGGATCGATGACGAGGGAACGCCGTTCTGGACCGGCTACGACGTTTTCTCCGAACTGCTGCCCGACGACCTGAACCTCGAGTTCACCGGTACCGTCGGCGACGAAGTCGTCATCGAAGACGGCCAGTTGCTCCAGGGTACCATCGCCGAGGACGAGGTCGGTGAGTTCGGCGGCGAGATCGTCGACACGATCACGAAAGTCTACGGCAACACCCGCGCGCGGATCTTCATTAACGAAGTTTCGACGCTGGCGATGCGCGCCATCATGCACTTCGGGTTCTCGATCGGGATCGACGACGAGACCATCCCCGGGGAAGCCCAGTCTCGAATCGACGAGACGATCGACGACGCCAACGACCGCGTCGAAGAGCTGATCGAGGCCTACGAGAACAACGAACTCGAGAGTCTCCCCGGCCGGACGATCGACGAGACCCTCGAGATGAAGATTATGCAGGCGCTCTCGCGTGCGCGTGACAACGCCGGGAATATCGCCGACGAGCACTTCGAGGACGACAATCCAGCCGTCGTCATGGCCAACTCCGGTGCCCGCGGATCGATGCTCAACCTGACCCAGATGGCCGGCGCGGTCGGCCAGCAGGCGGTTCGGGGCGAGCGGATCAACCGTGGGTACGAGGATCGGACACTCAGCCACTACGAGCCAAACGACCTCTCCGCTGAAGCACACGGCTTCGTCGAGAACTCCTACACGAGCGGACTCACCCCGCGGGAGTTCTTCTTCCACGCGATGGGTGGTCGTGAGGGCCTGGTCGACACCGCAGTCCGTACCTCCAAGTCCGGTTACCTGCAGCGTCGGCTGATCAACGCCCTCTCCGAACTCGAGTCCCAGTACGACGGTACCGTTCGAGACACCTCGGACACGATCGTCCAGTTCGAGTTCGGCGAGGACGGCACGTCGCCGGTCAAAGTCTCCTCCGGAGACGACAACGACATCGACGTCGAACACATCGCCAGTCAGGTACTCGACTCCGAATTCGCCTCCGAAGAGGAACGAGACGAGTTCCTCGGTTCCAGACCACAGCCGACGAACCTCTCCGAACACGCCGACGATCGCCTCGCCGAGGACGTGGGGGTGAGCTCGGATGACTAG